From the Motacilla alba alba isolate MOTALB_02 chromosome Z, Motacilla_alba_V1.0_pri, whole genome shotgun sequence genome, one window contains:
- the POLK gene encoding DNA polymerase kappa isoform X2, which yields MDDVKKVYNNSCNDGLLLRMGLNDNKAGMQGLDKEKINKIIMEATKGSKFYENELKKDQQVNQRIEKMMQLKEKITAQQLLKAQMQVDKLVIELEQNRNLSSTIVHIDMDAFYAAVEMRDNPELKEKPIAVGSMSMLSTSNYHARRFGVRAAMPGFIAKRLCPHLTIVPLNFEKYGKVSKEVREILAEYDPNFMPMGLDEAYLNITEHLEERLNWPEDRRRFFFNTESTKGTDKDCMNMTAKFNKDVVSSSPVLFEDNTSLIDDEHEQRGLSVENSVVFGTSAEEVVKEIRFRIEQKTQLTASAGIAPNTMLAKMCTDHNKPNGQYRISPERLAVLDFLKDLPIRKVPGIGKVTEKMLKALGIVTCSELYQQRALLSLLFSEVSWHNFLYISLGLGSTHLEKDGERKSMSTERTFSEINTAEDQYSLCRELCRDLAQELQKEGLKGKTVTLKLKNVNFKVKTRASTVLSSVSTEEEIFTVAKDLLGTEIDSVAPHPLRIRLMGVRVSGFLTEEEKKYQQKSITSFLKPGKEIDFLSLQPEKSNQEYFTKNSEAPHRESFFDQKRAARQLNSKQLFHDDRSSANFVDETKKVADLPNSNVCEIFTCPVCFEKQSSNNLEELHRHIDECLNETCVKDSLEISKNDSSRENTSNFVPQFKNEWVDKCQKNETDQLSGTGQSASVSDSSTDNSTEKLAQIIPDKSPREQQPSNLSDIARNVCVKQRLFPKRISQDNEDHFDKTEDTEGSSSSCFFETKEDSVLVCPVCNLEQKTTSLMSFNRHVDVCLNKGLIQELTEKQDFPTKTYNMENSNRVFSGGLSKGQQRTNPSQGTKSGHKNVLVSQLHRIRTRT from the exons ATGGACGACGTGAAAAAAGTTTATAACAACTCTTGCAATGATGGACTTCTACTTAGAATGGGCCTTAATGATAACAAAGCTGGAATGCAGGGTTTGgataaggagaaaataaataaaatcatcatGGAAGCTACTAAG ggttctaaattttatgaaaatgaacTTAAGAAAGATCAACAAGTTAACCAACGAATTGAAAAAATGATGcagctgaaagagaaaattacagcACAACAGCTCTTGAAAGCACAGATGCAG GTAGACAAACTTGTGATAGAACTGGAACAGAACCGTAACCTTAGCAGTACAATTGTACACATTGACATGGATGCCTTCTATGCAGCTGTGGAAATGAGAGACAATccagagctgaaggaaaaaccTATAGCAGTGGGATCAATGAGTATGTTG TCCACCTCAAATTACCATGCTAGGAGATTCGGGGTGCGTGCAGCCATGCCTGGATTTATTGCTAAAAGGCTATGTCCTCATCTAACTATAGTACCActaaactttgaaaaatacGGCAAAGTGAGTAAAGAG GTTAGAGAAATACTGGCTGAATATGATCCCAATTTTATGCCTATGGGCCTAGATGAAGCCTACCTGAACATAACAGAGCACTTGGAGGAAAGGCTGAACTGGCCTGAAGATAGAAGAAGgttcttttttaatacagaaagcACTAAAGGAACAG ATAAAGATTGTATGAATATGACTGCCAAATTTAACAAAGATGTAGTCTCTTCTTCACCAGTGCTGTTTGAAGACAACACATCTCTGATAGATGACGAACATGAACAGAGAGGTCTATCAGTGGAAAACTCAGTTGTCTTTGGAACTTCTGCAGAAGAAGTTGTGAAGGAAATTCGCTTTAGGATTGAGCAGAAAACTCAACTGACTGCTAGTGCAG gaatAGCACCAAATACAATGTTAGCAAAAATGTGCACTGATCATAATAAGCCTAACGGCCAATACAGAATTTCTCCTGAGAGACTAGCAGTGCTAGACTTCTTAAAAGATTTGCCCATTAGAAAG GTGCCAGGTATTGGAAAAGTAACAGAGAAGATGTTAAAAGCACTTGGAATTGTGACTTGCTCAGAACTTTACCAGCAGAGGGCactgctttctcttcttttttcagaAGTATCTTGGCATAATTTCTTGTATATTTCCCTTGGTTTGGGCTCAACACATTTGGAAAA ggatggagaaagaaaaagtatgaGCACTGAAAG aacattcagtgaaataaacacagcagaagaCCAGTACAGTTTGTGTcgagagctctgcagagacctTGCTCAAGAATTACAGAAAGAGGGACTTAAG ggTAAAACTGTTACATTGAAGCTTAAGAATGTGAACTTCAAAGTTAAAACCAGAGCTTCAACTGTGCTGTCTTCTGTTTCTACTGAGGAGGAAATATTTACTGTTGCTAAAGATTTGTTAGGAACAGAAATTGATAGTGTTGCTCCTCACCCTCTACGGATAAGACTTATGG GTGTACGAGTATCAGGATTTCtaactgaagaagaaaagaaataccaaCAAAAAAGCATTACAAGTTTCttaaaaccaggaaaagaaattgatttCCTTAGTCTTCAGCCAGAGAAGTCCAACCAAGAGTATTTCACAAAAAATTCAGAAGCACCTCATAGAGAGAGTTTTTTTGATCAAAAGCGAGCAGCAAGACAACTAAACAGTAAGCAGCTCTTTCATGATGATAGATCATCAGCAAATTTTGTGGACGAAACAAAGAAAGTCGCTGATTTACCGAATTCTAATGTTTGTGAGATCTTCACCTGTCCTGTGTGCTTTGAGAAGCAAAGCAGCAATAATTTGGAAGAACTTCATAGACACATTGATGAGTGCCTCAATGAAACATGTGTTAAAGATTCTTTGGAAATATCCAAGAATGACAGTTCAAGAGAAAATACATCTAACTTTGTTccacaatttaaaaatgagtGGGTTGATAAATgtcaaaaaaatgaaacagatcaATTATCAGGAACAGGCCAGTCTGCAAGTGTATCTGACAGCTCTACTGACAATAGCACAGAAAAATTGGCTCAGATAATACCTGATAAATCTCCCAGAGAACAACAGCCTAGCAATCTCAGTGACATTGCTagaaatgtgtgtgtgaaaCAGCGTCTCTTCCCCAAACGAATATCACAAGACAATGAAGACCATTTTGACAAGACCGAAGATACAGAAGGAAGTAGTTCATCCTGTTTCTTTGAAACCAAAGAAGACAGTGTTCTTGTTTGTCCAGTTTGTAATTTGGAACAGAAAACCACTAGTCTTATGTCATTTAACAGACATGTTGATGTCTGCTTAAATAAAGGCCTTATCCAGGAGCTGACAGAAAAACAGGATTTTCCTACTAAGACTTATAATATGGAAAACTCAAACAGAGTTTTCTCTG GAGGTTTAAGCAAAGGACAGCAACGCACAAATCCATCACAAGGAACAAAAAG TGGACACAAAAATGTGTTGGTCTCGCAGTTACACAGGATAAGAACAAGAACTTAG
- the POLK gene encoding DNA polymerase kappa isoform X4, with amino-acid sequence MDDVKKVYNNSCNDGLLLRMGLNDNKAGMQGLDKEKINKIIMEATKGSKFYENELKKDQQVNQRIEKMMQLKEKITAQQLLKAQMQVDKLVIELEQNRNLSSTIVHIDMDAFYAAVEMRDNPELKEKPIAVGSMSMLSTSNYHARRFGVRAAMPGFIAKRLCPHLTIVPLNFEKYGKVSKEVREILAEYDPNFMPMGLDEAYLNITEHLEERLNWPEDRRRFFFNTESTKGTVLFEDNTSLIDDEHEQRGLSVENSVVFGTSAEEVVKEIRFRIEQKTQLTASAGIAPNTMLAKMCTDHNKPNGQYRISPERLAVLDFLKDLPIRKVPGIGKVTEKMLKALGIVTCSELYQQRALLSLLFSEVSWHNFLYISLGLGSTHLEKDGERKSMSTERTFSEINTAEDQYSLCRELCRDLAQELQKEGLKGKTVTLKLKNVNFKVKTRASTVLSSVSTEEEIFTVAKDLLGTEIDSVAPHPLRIRLMGVRVSGFLTEEEKKYQQKSITSFLKPGKEIDFLSLQPEKSNQEYFTKNSEAPHRESFFDQKRAARQLNSKQLFHDDRSSANFVDETKKVADLPNSNVCEIFTCPVCFEKQSSNNLEELHRHIDECLNETCVKDSLEISKNDSSRENTSNFVPQFKNEWVDKCQKNETDQLSGTGQSASVSDSSTDNSTEKLAQIIPDKSPREQQPSNLSDIARNVCVKQRLFPKRISQDNEDHFDKTEDTEGSSSSCFFETKEDSVLVCPVCNLEQKTTSLMSFNRHVDVCLNKGLIQELTEKQDFPTKTYNMENSNRVFSGGLSKGQQRTNPSQGTKRSGLTASQSISKKAKSSNSKHTIKMFFK; translated from the exons ATGGACGACGTGAAAAAAGTTTATAACAACTCTTGCAATGATGGACTTCTACTTAGAATGGGCCTTAATGATAACAAAGCTGGAATGCAGGGTTTGgataaggagaaaataaataaaatcatcatGGAAGCTACTAAG ggttctaaattttatgaaaatgaacTTAAGAAAGATCAACAAGTTAACCAACGAATTGAAAAAATGATGcagctgaaagagaaaattacagcACAACAGCTCTTGAAAGCACAGATGCAG GTAGACAAACTTGTGATAGAACTGGAACAGAACCGTAACCTTAGCAGTACAATTGTACACATTGACATGGATGCCTTCTATGCAGCTGTGGAAATGAGAGACAATccagagctgaaggaaaaaccTATAGCAGTGGGATCAATGAGTATGTTG TCCACCTCAAATTACCATGCTAGGAGATTCGGGGTGCGTGCAGCCATGCCTGGATTTATTGCTAAAAGGCTATGTCCTCATCTAACTATAGTACCActaaactttgaaaaatacGGCAAAGTGAGTAAAGAG GTTAGAGAAATACTGGCTGAATATGATCCCAATTTTATGCCTATGGGCCTAGATGAAGCCTACCTGAACATAACAGAGCACTTGGAGGAAAGGCTGAACTGGCCTGAAGATAGAAGAAGgttcttttttaatacagaaagcACTAAAGGAACAG TGCTGTTTGAAGACAACACATCTCTGATAGATGACGAACATGAACAGAGAGGTCTATCAGTGGAAAACTCAGTTGTCTTTGGAACTTCTGCAGAAGAAGTTGTGAAGGAAATTCGCTTTAGGATTGAGCAGAAAACTCAACTGACTGCTAGTGCAG gaatAGCACCAAATACAATGTTAGCAAAAATGTGCACTGATCATAATAAGCCTAACGGCCAATACAGAATTTCTCCTGAGAGACTAGCAGTGCTAGACTTCTTAAAAGATTTGCCCATTAGAAAG GTGCCAGGTATTGGAAAAGTAACAGAGAAGATGTTAAAAGCACTTGGAATTGTGACTTGCTCAGAACTTTACCAGCAGAGGGCactgctttctcttcttttttcagaAGTATCTTGGCATAATTTCTTGTATATTTCCCTTGGTTTGGGCTCAACACATTTGGAAAA ggatggagaaagaaaaagtatgaGCACTGAAAG aacattcagtgaaataaacacagcagaagaCCAGTACAGTTTGTGTcgagagctctgcagagacctTGCTCAAGAATTACAGAAAGAGGGACTTAAG ggTAAAACTGTTACATTGAAGCTTAAGAATGTGAACTTCAAAGTTAAAACCAGAGCTTCAACTGTGCTGTCTTCTGTTTCTACTGAGGAGGAAATATTTACTGTTGCTAAAGATTTGTTAGGAACAGAAATTGATAGTGTTGCTCCTCACCCTCTACGGATAAGACTTATGG GTGTACGAGTATCAGGATTTCtaactgaagaagaaaagaaataccaaCAAAAAAGCATTACAAGTTTCttaaaaccaggaaaagaaattgatttCCTTAGTCTTCAGCCAGAGAAGTCCAACCAAGAGTATTTCACAAAAAATTCAGAAGCACCTCATAGAGAGAGTTTTTTTGATCAAAAGCGAGCAGCAAGACAACTAAACAGTAAGCAGCTCTTTCATGATGATAGATCATCAGCAAATTTTGTGGACGAAACAAAGAAAGTCGCTGATTTACCGAATTCTAATGTTTGTGAGATCTTCACCTGTCCTGTGTGCTTTGAGAAGCAAAGCAGCAATAATTTGGAAGAACTTCATAGACACATTGATGAGTGCCTCAATGAAACATGTGTTAAAGATTCTTTGGAAATATCCAAGAATGACAGTTCAAGAGAAAATACATCTAACTTTGTTccacaatttaaaaatgagtGGGTTGATAAATgtcaaaaaaatgaaacagatcaATTATCAGGAACAGGCCAGTCTGCAAGTGTATCTGACAGCTCTACTGACAATAGCACAGAAAAATTGGCTCAGATAATACCTGATAAATCTCCCAGAGAACAACAGCCTAGCAATCTCAGTGACATTGCTagaaatgtgtgtgtgaaaCAGCGTCTCTTCCCCAAACGAATATCACAAGACAATGAAGACCATTTTGACAAGACCGAAGATACAGAAGGAAGTAGTTCATCCTGTTTCTTTGAAACCAAAGAAGACAGTGTTCTTGTTTGTCCAGTTTGTAATTTGGAACAGAAAACCACTAGTCTTATGTCATTTAACAGACATGTTGATGTCTGCTTAAATAAAGGCCTTATCCAGGAGCTGACAGAAAAACAGGATTTTCCTACTAAGACTTATAATATGGAAAACTCAAACAGAGTTTTCTCTG GAGGTTTAAGCAAAGGACAGCAACGCACAAATCCATCACAAGGAACAAAAAG GTCTGGACTAACAGCTTCACAGTCAATATCAAAAAAAGCCAAGTCAAGCAATTCCAAACATAcaatcaaaatgttttttaaatga
- the POLK gene encoding DNA polymerase kappa isoform X1 — protein MDDVKKVYNNSCNDGLLLRMGLNDNKAGMQGLDKEKINKIIMEATKGSKFYENELKKDQQVNQRIEKMMQLKEKITAQQLLKAQMQVDKLVIELEQNRNLSSTIVHIDMDAFYAAVEMRDNPELKEKPIAVGSMSMLSTSNYHARRFGVRAAMPGFIAKRLCPHLTIVPLNFEKYGKVSKEVREILAEYDPNFMPMGLDEAYLNITEHLEERLNWPEDRRRFFFNTESTKGTDKDCMNMTAKFNKDVVSSSPVLFEDNTSLIDDEHEQRGLSVENSVVFGTSAEEVVKEIRFRIEQKTQLTASAGIAPNTMLAKMCTDHNKPNGQYRISPERLAVLDFLKDLPIRKVPGIGKVTEKMLKALGIVTCSELYQQRALLSLLFSEVSWHNFLYISLGLGSTHLEKDGERKSMSTERTFSEINTAEDQYSLCRELCRDLAQELQKEGLKGKTVTLKLKNVNFKVKTRASTVLSSVSTEEEIFTVAKDLLGTEIDSVAPHPLRIRLMGVRVSGFLTEEEKKYQQKSITSFLKPGKEIDFLSLQPEKSNQEYFTKNSEAPHRESFFDQKRAARQLNSKQLFHDDRSSANFVDETKKVADLPNSNVCEIFTCPVCFEKQSSNNLEELHRHIDECLNETCVKDSLEISKNDSSRENTSNFVPQFKNEWVDKCQKNETDQLSGTGQSASVSDSSTDNSTEKLAQIIPDKSPREQQPSNLSDIARNVCVKQRLFPKRISQDNEDHFDKTEDTEGSSSSCFFETKEDSVLVCPVCNLEQKTTSLMSFNRHVDVCLNKGLIQELTEKQDFPTKTYNMENSNRVFSGGLSKGQQRTNPSQGTKRSGLTASQSISKKAKSSNSKHTIKMFFK, from the exons ATGGACGACGTGAAAAAAGTTTATAACAACTCTTGCAATGATGGACTTCTACTTAGAATGGGCCTTAATGATAACAAAGCTGGAATGCAGGGTTTGgataaggagaaaataaataaaatcatcatGGAAGCTACTAAG ggttctaaattttatgaaaatgaacTTAAGAAAGATCAACAAGTTAACCAACGAATTGAAAAAATGATGcagctgaaagagaaaattacagcACAACAGCTCTTGAAAGCACAGATGCAG GTAGACAAACTTGTGATAGAACTGGAACAGAACCGTAACCTTAGCAGTACAATTGTACACATTGACATGGATGCCTTCTATGCAGCTGTGGAAATGAGAGACAATccagagctgaaggaaaaaccTATAGCAGTGGGATCAATGAGTATGTTG TCCACCTCAAATTACCATGCTAGGAGATTCGGGGTGCGTGCAGCCATGCCTGGATTTATTGCTAAAAGGCTATGTCCTCATCTAACTATAGTACCActaaactttgaaaaatacGGCAAAGTGAGTAAAGAG GTTAGAGAAATACTGGCTGAATATGATCCCAATTTTATGCCTATGGGCCTAGATGAAGCCTACCTGAACATAACAGAGCACTTGGAGGAAAGGCTGAACTGGCCTGAAGATAGAAGAAGgttcttttttaatacagaaagcACTAAAGGAACAG ATAAAGATTGTATGAATATGACTGCCAAATTTAACAAAGATGTAGTCTCTTCTTCACCAGTGCTGTTTGAAGACAACACATCTCTGATAGATGACGAACATGAACAGAGAGGTCTATCAGTGGAAAACTCAGTTGTCTTTGGAACTTCTGCAGAAGAAGTTGTGAAGGAAATTCGCTTTAGGATTGAGCAGAAAACTCAACTGACTGCTAGTGCAG gaatAGCACCAAATACAATGTTAGCAAAAATGTGCACTGATCATAATAAGCCTAACGGCCAATACAGAATTTCTCCTGAGAGACTAGCAGTGCTAGACTTCTTAAAAGATTTGCCCATTAGAAAG GTGCCAGGTATTGGAAAAGTAACAGAGAAGATGTTAAAAGCACTTGGAATTGTGACTTGCTCAGAACTTTACCAGCAGAGGGCactgctttctcttcttttttcagaAGTATCTTGGCATAATTTCTTGTATATTTCCCTTGGTTTGGGCTCAACACATTTGGAAAA ggatggagaaagaaaaagtatgaGCACTGAAAG aacattcagtgaaataaacacagcagaagaCCAGTACAGTTTGTGTcgagagctctgcagagacctTGCTCAAGAATTACAGAAAGAGGGACTTAAG ggTAAAACTGTTACATTGAAGCTTAAGAATGTGAACTTCAAAGTTAAAACCAGAGCTTCAACTGTGCTGTCTTCTGTTTCTACTGAGGAGGAAATATTTACTGTTGCTAAAGATTTGTTAGGAACAGAAATTGATAGTGTTGCTCCTCACCCTCTACGGATAAGACTTATGG GTGTACGAGTATCAGGATTTCtaactgaagaagaaaagaaataccaaCAAAAAAGCATTACAAGTTTCttaaaaccaggaaaagaaattgatttCCTTAGTCTTCAGCCAGAGAAGTCCAACCAAGAGTATTTCACAAAAAATTCAGAAGCACCTCATAGAGAGAGTTTTTTTGATCAAAAGCGAGCAGCAAGACAACTAAACAGTAAGCAGCTCTTTCATGATGATAGATCATCAGCAAATTTTGTGGACGAAACAAAGAAAGTCGCTGATTTACCGAATTCTAATGTTTGTGAGATCTTCACCTGTCCTGTGTGCTTTGAGAAGCAAAGCAGCAATAATTTGGAAGAACTTCATAGACACATTGATGAGTGCCTCAATGAAACATGTGTTAAAGATTCTTTGGAAATATCCAAGAATGACAGTTCAAGAGAAAATACATCTAACTTTGTTccacaatttaaaaatgagtGGGTTGATAAATgtcaaaaaaatgaaacagatcaATTATCAGGAACAGGCCAGTCTGCAAGTGTATCTGACAGCTCTACTGACAATAGCACAGAAAAATTGGCTCAGATAATACCTGATAAATCTCCCAGAGAACAACAGCCTAGCAATCTCAGTGACATTGCTagaaatgtgtgtgtgaaaCAGCGTCTCTTCCCCAAACGAATATCACAAGACAATGAAGACCATTTTGACAAGACCGAAGATACAGAAGGAAGTAGTTCATCCTGTTTCTTTGAAACCAAAGAAGACAGTGTTCTTGTTTGTCCAGTTTGTAATTTGGAACAGAAAACCACTAGTCTTATGTCATTTAACAGACATGTTGATGTCTGCTTAAATAAAGGCCTTATCCAGGAGCTGACAGAAAAACAGGATTTTCCTACTAAGACTTATAATATGGAAAACTCAAACAGAGTTTTCTCTG GAGGTTTAAGCAAAGGACAGCAACGCACAAATCCATCACAAGGAACAAAAAG GTCTGGACTAACAGCTTCACAGTCAATATCAAAAAAAGCCAAGTCAAGCAATTCCAAACATAcaatcaaaatgttttttaaatga
- the POLK gene encoding DNA polymerase kappa isoform X3, producing MDDVKKVYNNSCNDGLLLRMGLNDNKAGMQGLDKEKINKIIMEATKGSKFYENELKKDQQVNQRIEKMMQLKEKITAQQLLKAQMQVDKLVIELEQNRNLSSTIVHIDMDAFYAAVEMRDNPELKEKPIAVGSMSMLSTSNYHARRFGVRAAMPGFIAKRLCPHLTIVPLNFEKYGKVSKEVREILAEYDPNFMPMGLDEAYLNITEHLEERLNWPEDRRRFFFNTESTKGTVSSSPVLFEDNTSLIDDEHEQRGLSVENSVVFGTSAEEVVKEIRFRIEQKTQLTASAGIAPNTMLAKMCTDHNKPNGQYRISPERLAVLDFLKDLPIRKVPGIGKVTEKMLKALGIVTCSELYQQRALLSLLFSEVSWHNFLYISLGLGSTHLEKDGERKSMSTERTFSEINTAEDQYSLCRELCRDLAQELQKEGLKGKTVTLKLKNVNFKVKTRASTVLSSVSTEEEIFTVAKDLLGTEIDSVAPHPLRIRLMGVRVSGFLTEEEKKYQQKSITSFLKPGKEIDFLSLQPEKSNQEYFTKNSEAPHRESFFDQKRAARQLNSKQLFHDDRSSANFVDETKKVADLPNSNVCEIFTCPVCFEKQSSNNLEELHRHIDECLNETCVKDSLEISKNDSSRENTSNFVPQFKNEWVDKCQKNETDQLSGTGQSASVSDSSTDNSTEKLAQIIPDKSPREQQPSNLSDIARNVCVKQRLFPKRISQDNEDHFDKTEDTEGSSSSCFFETKEDSVLVCPVCNLEQKTTSLMSFNRHVDVCLNKGLIQELTEKQDFPTKTYNMENSNRVFSGGLSKGQQRTNPSQGTKRSGLTASQSISKKAKSSNSKHTIKMFFK from the exons ATGGACGACGTGAAAAAAGTTTATAACAACTCTTGCAATGATGGACTTCTACTTAGAATGGGCCTTAATGATAACAAAGCTGGAATGCAGGGTTTGgataaggagaaaataaataaaatcatcatGGAAGCTACTAAG ggttctaaattttatgaaaatgaacTTAAGAAAGATCAACAAGTTAACCAACGAATTGAAAAAATGATGcagctgaaagagaaaattacagcACAACAGCTCTTGAAAGCACAGATGCAG GTAGACAAACTTGTGATAGAACTGGAACAGAACCGTAACCTTAGCAGTACAATTGTACACATTGACATGGATGCCTTCTATGCAGCTGTGGAAATGAGAGACAATccagagctgaaggaaaaaccTATAGCAGTGGGATCAATGAGTATGTTG TCCACCTCAAATTACCATGCTAGGAGATTCGGGGTGCGTGCAGCCATGCCTGGATTTATTGCTAAAAGGCTATGTCCTCATCTAACTATAGTACCActaaactttgaaaaatacGGCAAAGTGAGTAAAGAG GTTAGAGAAATACTGGCTGAATATGATCCCAATTTTATGCCTATGGGCCTAGATGAAGCCTACCTGAACATAACAGAGCACTTGGAGGAAAGGCTGAACTGGCCTGAAGATAGAAGAAGgttcttttttaatacagaaagcACTAAAGGAACAG TCTCTTCTTCACCAGTGCTGTTTGAAGACAACACATCTCTGATAGATGACGAACATGAACAGAGAGGTCTATCAGTGGAAAACTCAGTTGTCTTTGGAACTTCTGCAGAAGAAGTTGTGAAGGAAATTCGCTTTAGGATTGAGCAGAAAACTCAACTGACTGCTAGTGCAG gaatAGCACCAAATACAATGTTAGCAAAAATGTGCACTGATCATAATAAGCCTAACGGCCAATACAGAATTTCTCCTGAGAGACTAGCAGTGCTAGACTTCTTAAAAGATTTGCCCATTAGAAAG GTGCCAGGTATTGGAAAAGTAACAGAGAAGATGTTAAAAGCACTTGGAATTGTGACTTGCTCAGAACTTTACCAGCAGAGGGCactgctttctcttcttttttcagaAGTATCTTGGCATAATTTCTTGTATATTTCCCTTGGTTTGGGCTCAACACATTTGGAAAA ggatggagaaagaaaaagtatgaGCACTGAAAG aacattcagtgaaataaacacagcagaagaCCAGTACAGTTTGTGTcgagagctctgcagagacctTGCTCAAGAATTACAGAAAGAGGGACTTAAG ggTAAAACTGTTACATTGAAGCTTAAGAATGTGAACTTCAAAGTTAAAACCAGAGCTTCAACTGTGCTGTCTTCTGTTTCTACTGAGGAGGAAATATTTACTGTTGCTAAAGATTTGTTAGGAACAGAAATTGATAGTGTTGCTCCTCACCCTCTACGGATAAGACTTATGG GTGTACGAGTATCAGGATTTCtaactgaagaagaaaagaaataccaaCAAAAAAGCATTACAAGTTTCttaaaaccaggaaaagaaattgatttCCTTAGTCTTCAGCCAGAGAAGTCCAACCAAGAGTATTTCACAAAAAATTCAGAAGCACCTCATAGAGAGAGTTTTTTTGATCAAAAGCGAGCAGCAAGACAACTAAACAGTAAGCAGCTCTTTCATGATGATAGATCATCAGCAAATTTTGTGGACGAAACAAAGAAAGTCGCTGATTTACCGAATTCTAATGTTTGTGAGATCTTCACCTGTCCTGTGTGCTTTGAGAAGCAAAGCAGCAATAATTTGGAAGAACTTCATAGACACATTGATGAGTGCCTCAATGAAACATGTGTTAAAGATTCTTTGGAAATATCCAAGAATGACAGTTCAAGAGAAAATACATCTAACTTTGTTccacaatttaaaaatgagtGGGTTGATAAATgtcaaaaaaatgaaacagatcaATTATCAGGAACAGGCCAGTCTGCAAGTGTATCTGACAGCTCTACTGACAATAGCACAGAAAAATTGGCTCAGATAATACCTGATAAATCTCCCAGAGAACAACAGCCTAGCAATCTCAGTGACATTGCTagaaatgtgtgtgtgaaaCAGCGTCTCTTCCCCAAACGAATATCACAAGACAATGAAGACCATTTTGACAAGACCGAAGATACAGAAGGAAGTAGTTCATCCTGTTTCTTTGAAACCAAAGAAGACAGTGTTCTTGTTTGTCCAGTTTGTAATTTGGAACAGAAAACCACTAGTCTTATGTCATTTAACAGACATGTTGATGTCTGCTTAAATAAAGGCCTTATCCAGGAGCTGACAGAAAAACAGGATTTTCCTACTAAGACTTATAATATGGAAAACTCAAACAGAGTTTTCTCTG GAGGTTTAAGCAAAGGACAGCAACGCACAAATCCATCACAAGGAACAAAAAG GTCTGGACTAACAGCTTCACAGTCAATATCAAAAAAAGCCAAGTCAAGCAATTCCAAACATAcaatcaaaatgttttttaaatga